A stretch of DNA from Methylomicrobium lacus LW14:
CGGAATGATCCCCATTTCGCCGAGCCGCGCGCTAACCGCGCCTTTTCGGGTCACCCAGACGTTTTCGCCGTAATGATGCTCGCGGCGAATGTAGTTATGGTGGCAGTTGACCGCTTCGACATGCGTCTCGAACGGGATTGCCAGCACGTCGCGGAGCGCCCGCACGGTTCGCGCCATCATCACCTCTCGGTTGATTCGGGCGAAATCCTGCGCCCAGGCGACCGCTTCGATATAGTCTTCAAAATGCGCGCTGCCTTCCGGGATATAGGCCAGATCGCGGTCCGGCAGATGGATGAACCAGCGCTCCATGTCATGTTTTGCCTGAGCGATGAAGTGCGAGCCGATCTTGTTGCCGACGCCGCGCGAACCGCTGTGCAGCATGATCCAGACCGCATTGTTCTCGTCGAGACAAATCTCGATGAAATGGTTGCCGGTGCCGAGCGTTCCGAGCTGCTTCAGGTTGTTCGTTTTTATCAGGAACGGATGTTTTTCGCACAGGCGGTCGAAACGGTCGTGTAGCGGTGTCCAGGCAGTCAATACGTCTTCGGGCGGCTCGTGCCAGCTTCCCTTGTCGCGGGCGCCGCGCGCGATTTTTTGCAGTCCATGCGGAACCAGCGTTTCGATCCGGCTGCGCACCGCTTCCAGAGAGTCCGGCAACTGGCTTGCGCTCAGGCTGGTTTTTGCAGCCATCATCCCGCACCCCAGATCGACGCCGACCGCGGCAGGAATCACCGCCCCAATCGTAGGTATCACGCTGCCGATCGTCGCGCCTTTTCCCAGATGCACGTCCGGCATCACAGCGATCCATTTGTGGATGAACGGCATCGTGGCGATATTCCGTAATTGCTGTTTGGAGTTGTCGTCGAAGCTGACGCCGCGCGTCCAGGATTTGATCGGATGCCGGCCGGGTTCGTGCAGGACTTCGTAAAGGGTGGTCATCGCTTTTTTTTCCTTGTTAATGGTTGACACATTGGATATAGCAATACGGGTGCCAATAGTCGAAATGATTCGGTGAATATTTGTAAAGCTATGTCATATAAGTAAAATATTTGTCGGCTTGAGTGATGTGTCAAAGAAAGGGAAAAAACCGTTTATGCTATAGTTATCCAGAAAGATAAAATACGATCGATAAAAATAGATTGACTCGGTGCTCGGCATGATGAAGCGGATAGTTAAATTAGGCTTGGTAGCATTCTGGGTTTTTACACAGGCTCGTGCGCAGGAAACGACGCTGACAGGCCAGAATGTCGTGCATTTTAAGTATCCCCGTGACTTTATCGAAACCAGTCGATTTGTAAGGCAAGGGAAATTAACGCAAGACGGCATGTGCGAGTTTGTTTCGACCATGCGCCTCAAGCCCGGCGAGAGGATCGTTCAGAAAGTAATCGCTTACGACCCGACATGTTGCAAATCGCTGATCGTCCAAGGCCGGCATCAAGACAAGGGTAAACGGTGACATGAAGACGGTTTTGATCGGTTTGTTGGGTGCCCGCCTGGATCACGGCGGTTTGGGCCGAAAACGCCACGAACGCTGGCGGCCGACCGTATCATTGGTCATGCACGATAGCTTGCCGGTCGACGAGTTCGTCTTGCTGCATCATCCGGGCGAGCAGCAACTGGCCGACATCACGGTCGCGGACATGCGCGCGTTGTCGCCGAATAC
This window harbors:
- a CDS encoding RtcB family protein: MTTLYEVLHEPGRHPIKSWTRGVSFDDNSKQQLRNIATMPFIHKWIAVMPDVHLGKGATIGSVIPTIGAVIPAAVGVDLGCGMMAAKTSLSASQLPDSLEAVRSRIETLVPHGLQKIARGARDKGSWHEPPEDVLTAWTPLHDRFDRLCEKHPFLIKTNNLKQLGTLGTGNHFIEICLDENNAVWIMLHSGSRGVGNKIGSHFIAQAKHDMERWFIHLPDRDLAYIPEGSAHFEDYIEAVAWAQDFARINREVMMARTVRALRDVLAIPFETHVEAVNCHHNYIRREHHYGENVWVTRKGAVSARLGEMGIIPGSMGAKSFIVKGLGNAESFCSCSHGAGRVMSRTEAKKRVSLAEHIEATAGVECRKDSEVIDETPSAYKPIDQVMAAQADLVEIVHTLKPVVCVKG